The nucleotide sequence GTTCCAGATCGTGTTCAACCACCTTTTTCCGCTCGAAGCAAAGCTTCTCGCGCAAAAACGTGGGCGAAAAACCGCTTGCTTACTGTAACGCCGCCAGGTCGAACTCGAAGGCCACTACCGGCAGTTCCAGATCGTGTTCCACGAGCACGGCGGGGTGAACTTCGCCGATCACGCCGACCGCGTCGCCATCGATCTCGACGGCAGCAGTCCGACCGTCGATGAACGAGGGATGCGCCGTGGGTGGCGTCTCCAGTTCGGCATCGAAGTCCGCCACCAGTGCCTGGAGGCGAGCCTTGGCGTCCTCGTAAGACACGTCATGACGCGCGAGCGCGCCCGCGACGTGACGGGCTTCGGCGACGCCAGTGTTTGCGCCGTCGTCACGCTGGGCGACGAACCCGACCTCGGCGAGGTCCTGGGGGTAGCGTCGATGAGTGTTGTTCTCGAGGACCTGCATGATCGACGGGAGCAGCCACGTCCGGACGACCGTGTAATCCTCGCTGTAGGGATTGCGGATCTCGACAGGGTCGCCGCCACCCAGGGCGTCCACGCCTGGCGCTATCCCCATGCGGTCATGCAGTTCCTCGGCGCTCGTCAGATGGAAGTTCAGCAGGTCCTGAAAGCCGAGTCCGACCAGCGCGGTCCGGACGGCCTCCTCGAGTCGTGCGCGCTCGTGTCGCCCGCCGATCGTCCCGACCGCGGGATAGCGCGGGTCGAGGTTATTGAAGCCGTAGGCCCGCCCGATGTCGTCGATCACGTCGACGGGGTGGAGGACGTCGACGCGATACGGGGGGATCGTGACGTCGTAAGCTGGCGACCCGTCCGTCTCGGTAGACTCCCCGTCCAGTCCGGATCGTTCGAGTAGGTCGATCACGTCCTCGCCTTGCAGGTCGATCCCGAGTGTGCGCTCGATCCGATCATGGGGAACGGTCTTGGTTTTCGTCGAGAAATCGGGGCAGAGGAGCGAGTCGCGGTACTCCTCGGGTGCGTTCTCGTACTCGACGCGGACATCCTCGATCGTCCCGCCGCGGGCGTCCAGGGCGTAGCAGACCACGTTGAGCATGTGATCGATCGTCCACTGGTCGGTGCCGGTCATCTCGATGAACAGATCCCGCGAGTCGGTCGAGACCTCCGTCCGGCGGCCGTTGACCACCGGCGGGAACGAGAACAGCCCGATCGAGTCGTAGATCGCGGGCACGCGGTCGTACTCGGCGACGAGGTCGGCGTACTCCTCGCCGATGTGGTGCTCGGAGAGGACCTCGCCGGGCGTCATCTCGGCGTCGCCCTCCAGTGGCACGAAGGTGTCGCCGTCGCGGTCGATCCCGGTGTAGCGGACGGACTTGCCCTCGCTGTCGTCGGCAGCCTCGCCGCCTTTCAGCATTGTCAGGTCGTGCACCCCGATCGCGCCCTTCGCACGCTTGCGACCTATCGTTGCGTGGAGTTTTTCCTGAAGCTGGATCAGCGAGTCCAGCGATGCCTCGTCGAGATCCAGCCCGCGGACGACTGCCCCTGTGACATACGGGCGTTCCTCGGGCACGTCCTCGACGCGGATCGTCCAGTCGGCGTCGTTGGTCTTCGGGACGTAGACGCCCCGCGAATCCCCGTACTGGTAGCGCAGCGACCGGGCGACCCCTTCGACGGAGAGGCGATCGAGGCGGTCGGGTTCGAACTCGAAGCGCAACTCGCCGTCCTCGGTTTCGCCCTCGTACTCCAGGCCGAGTTCGAAGAGATCATCGCGCAGGTCGTCATCGCTCTTCTCGCCGTGGCCGGTCAGTTCCCGCAGTTCGTCAGTGTCAATGTCGACAGTGGGCATCAGTAACGCACCTCCTCGGTTCGCAGGTACTCAAGGTCCGCCAGCGTCCCGTGAACGTCCCGGATGTCCTCGGCACCGGTGACGAGCATCATCAGCCGCTCGAGGGCGAGTCCCCAGGCCATCACGTCACACTCGACGCCGAGGGGATCGAGCATCTCGGGCCGGAAGATGCCGGAGTTGCCGATCTCGACGACCTCGCCCGTGACCGGGTGCTCGCCGAAGAGCTCGAAACTCGGCTCCGTGTAGGGGTTGTACGTCGGCTTGAACTCCAGGTCGGTGATCCCGAACTGTTCGTAGAACTCCGTGAACGTGCCCATCAGGTCCCGCACTGAGAGGTCCTCGGCCATCACCCACCCCTCGATCTGGAAGAACTCGAGGAGGTGAGTCGCGTCGATTTCGTCGTTGCGGTAGGCCTTCTCGACGGAGAAAAAGCGCTGTGGCGGTTCGAGGTCGCCCTGCGCAACGCCCGCGAGGTGACGGGCAGAGAGTGACGTGGTGTGGCCACGAAGGTCGACCTGGCGGGCCATCTCCTCGCCCCACGGCGAGTGATATCCCTCGCCATCGGGGCCAGCACCCTCCCGATGGGCTGCCTCGACATCCTGGCGGACCTCGTCGGGCAGGTCGTCCATCGGCGGGACGTCCAGCGCGAACTGGTCCCAGTGCGTGCGCGCGGGGTGATCCTGGGGCATGAACAGCGCGTCGTTGATCCAGAACTCCGCGTCGGCGTGGGGACCGTTCATCTCCTCGAAGCCCATCCCGACGAGGACTTCCTTGACGCGCTCGGCCATCCCGCGAAGCGGGTGCATCTTCCCGCCGTCGATGGCTTCGGCGTCGGCCTCGACGTTGTAGTCGGCGAATTCGACATCCTCCCACTCGCCGCTGGTGAGGAGATCGGGCGTCAGACGATCGACTTCCTGGGCCTCCTCGATCCCGGCCATGAGTTCCGTCACAGCCGCGTCGGTGAGTTCGACCGACCGGACGGTGCGCTCATCGCGCTCGATCAGCCCGCGTCGGTCGAGGTGGTCGAGGACGTCGTCGTCCCCGACAGCGTCGCCTGCATCGATGGCCTTCAGGGCGGCAGCTTCCGGGTCGTCGTCCGGGTCGATGCCGGAATCAGCGTTGATCTCGCCGGAATCGATCTCGCCGTAGCCCTTCCGGGCGAAGTTCGACAGCGCGATGTCGACGGCCGCGCCATCGAGATCGGCGGCCCCGATGACCTGCCCCATCGAGACGCCCCCCTCGTCGGCACCGGCCTCGACGGCAGCGGAGTAGAGGCGGTGTTCGGGCAGACCGGCGTCGAGATAGGACTCGCCCTCCGCAGTCAGCGAGACGGATTCGTCGGTCGTTTCGGTGACGGCAACCAGCCCCTCGGCTTCGAGTTCGAAGGCGGCCCGCGTGACGGCCGCGGTGGCTAGGCCGGTTTCCTCGCTCAGCTGTTCGACGGTGCGACGGTCGTCTGCGCTCGCGGCTTCGACCACCGCGAGTTGGTCGCTCGGGAGTTCCATCAGTTGTTGTCGGAGTACCGTGTGTTGTTCGGATAACGGTTCTCAATTTCACTCATAGCGGAGCGCAACCTGCGACGTCGGTTTCGTCAAGGGGGCAATCCGACCCCCGAGTCCACCGATCGTCAGAACCCGTCAAAAAAGCCGAACGCCCGACCGACTCGCGACTGGCTGGCGATCCACCGAGCGTGGGCGTTCGGTGCCATATCCCTGGGTTGGTAAGCCATCACACAAAAACGTTGCGTCCCGTGACTACAGCGATCAGTCGTCCAGCGCCGTCTCAGGGCGGTACTCCCGGCTGATGGCCTTCCACTTGCCGGTCGAGAAGCGGTAGTAGTTCCCGACAGCAGGCACGAGCGTCTCGCCGAGGAACGCGACGTAGATGCCCCAGACGCCGATCGATGTCTTCGCACCGAGATACGCGGCCGGAATCGAGACGGCGAAGACGCCCAGCGTCTGATAAATGAACGGCCAGTTCGTGTCGCCGCTGGCGTCCAGGGCCCCGGCGATGGTGCTGTTGACGCCCTGGGGAATGATCGCGAGGCATCCGGCAAAGACCATGCCGACGGCGATCGGAATGACCTCGCCCTCGGCCCCGAGCAGGACGACACCTGGCCGAGCAACCAGGGCGACGACTGCGGCCGAGACGCCGTAGGTCGCGACCGCCATGAGGACGATCTCCCGGCCGTAGACCCCGGCTGTCTCCTCGTCGTCCTCGCCGAGATGCTGGCCGACCAGACTGGACGCCGCGAGGCCAAAGCCCCATCCGGGAACGTTCATCAGCCCCCAGATCCGCCGGGCGACGGTGTACGCCGTCAGGACGGTCGTCCCGAACATCCCGACGATGAACAGCATGGGAAAGCGGGCGACCGTCCAGGTCATGTTCCGGCCGACGACGGGCGTGCCGATGGAGACCACATCGGTGATGTCGTCCCAGTGGAAGTACGTCCCACGCGGTGAGACCGAGACCGGGAACTGGCCGATACCGGGGAGCCAGCCGGCGATAAGCCCGACTATGAACAGCGACGTGACGAGGACGTTCGCCGCGACGGTCCCCCAGGCCGCACCGGCCACGCCCATTCCCATCCCGAAGATGAACACGCCGTTGAGGACGATGTTGAGAACCGCACCGCCGCCACGGAGTATCATCGGGATCTGGGCGTCGTCGGCCCCGATGAGGACGCGACTGCCCACGAGGTTGAGCCCCGCGAACGGGACGCCGAGGCCGAGGATCTGGAGGTAGGTCGCGCCGTAGGTGATGACCGGTTGATCGCTGTTGAGCAGGCTGATGAGCCACTCGGGGAACAACCAAAAGGCCGCGCCGACGGGGACGGTCACCGCAACGACGACGACGAAACTCGAACGGACGGCCTGGCCGAGCTGGCCGAACTCCTCGGCCCCGAATCGCTGGGAGACCAGCGCGATCGTCCCGGCGGCAAAGCCGCCGCCCAAAGCAAACGCCAGCCCCCAGAACGGGCCGGCCAGACCGACACCCGAAATCGCCGGCTTGGTGGCGATCCCCGAGGCCGCCCCGACCATCGCCACGTCGGCCGCGTTTTTCGACATCCGGGCGATCCCAGTGACCACACGCGGCCAGGAGAGATCCGTCGCTTTGCGTGCCCGCTCGGCGTCCATCAACCCGAGGCGGGCAAGCCCCAGGCCGATGAGAAGGATAACGCCTCGGACAGGGTTTGCGCGGGAACCGGTACGCTTGATCGACTGGACGGCGCTGTCGATCGAGGACTCGGGACGAGACACGAAGTGATTGTTCGTTCAACGGCAGCGGAAAAAGGTCTTCCCATCTTCCGCGAATATCACTGCGAGGTACCCATTCGCGGACGGCAGTTCGGATTGTCCGGCCGGCTGCGGGTTCATGGATGGTTCCATCGTAGGCATTACTGGCGAAGATCTGGAGAATCGAACGATTCAAGCACGCACTGTCCGACAGGGCCAATCGGATGATACCCTGGATGGTCCTCCTGGCCGCAGTCGTCGTGTTCTCGGGTGGCTACTGGTGGTTCGTCGGCGGTCGCGGGCGCTGGGAGTCTCTGACCCGGGATCGGTTCGTCCGGGGGGTCCCCTGGGCGACGTTCGCGACGGCGGCGCTGGTCGTCGGCTTCTACCTGTTCGTCCAGGGCGGCATCGGACACTGGAGCCAGCCACTGACGATCCCCTTCCGTTCCTGGAGCCTCTTCGAACCGGTCGGACTCCTCACGTCGGGACTGGCACATGCCGGTCCCGCTCACCTGCTCGGGAACATGACGGGGCTGGTGGTGTTCGGCGCGATCGTCGAGCACGCAATCGGCCACTACCCAGGGGACAGGGACGACACTGCCTCCCGACGGTGGAACAGACTGCGTCGCCCGGGAGTCCGAATCCTTCTGATTTCGCTCGGCATGATTGGCCTGGCCGTGGTCCCCTCACCGTTCGTCCTCGGGTGGGTCCTTGGCTACTCGGGGGCGGTCTACGCCCTCGCTGGTTTCGCTCTGATGACGCGACCGCTCGCTGCCGTCCTCGCCATCGTCGCCCACGACGCGCTGGGAGTCCTCGTCGACGCCGCCGAACAGCCGGTCGTCGAGGCGACGCGGTCGGTCGGCCCGCCGACGCCACCTTCCTGGGCCGGGATCGCCTTCCAGGGCCACCTGCTGGGCTTCCTCATCGGCATCCTACTGGGAATCGGCCTCCTCCGTCGGTACGATTGGACGCCGGAACCGGTCAGGCTGTTCGGCGCGGTGATCGCCTTCGCCCTCACGAAGTCGCTGTGGTTGGTGGTCAGCTCCGGGGTCGAGGGCGTCTACGTGTTGTATCGCGGTGCGGGCGTCGTGATGGTACTGCTCGGG is from Halorhabdus sp. BNX81 and encodes:
- a CDS encoding MATE family efflux transporter, giving the protein MSRPESSIDSAVQSIKRTGSRANPVRGVILLIGLGLARLGLMDAERARKATDLSWPRVVTGIARMSKNAADVAMVGAASGIATKPAISGVGLAGPFWGLAFALGGGFAAGTIALVSQRFGAEEFGQLGQAVRSSFVVVVAVTVPVGAAFWLFPEWLISLLNSDQPVITYGATYLQILGLGVPFAGLNLVGSRVLIGADDAQIPMILRGGGAVLNIVLNGVFIFGMGMGVAGAAWGTVAANVLVTSLFIVGLIAGWLPGIGQFPVSVSPRGTYFHWDDITDVVSIGTPVVGRNMTWTVARFPMLFIVGMFGTTVLTAYTVARRIWGLMNVPGWGFGLAASSLVGQHLGEDDEETAGVYGREIVLMAVATYGVSAAVVALVARPGVVLLGAEGEVIPIAVGMVFAGCLAIIPQGVNSTIAGALDASGDTNWPFIYQTLGVFAVSIPAAYLGAKTSIGVWGIYVAFLGETLVPAVGNYYRFSTGKWKAISREYRPETALDD
- the pheT gene encoding phenylalanine--tRNA ligase subunit beta, producing the protein MPTVDIDTDELRELTGHGEKSDDDLRDDLFELGLEYEGETEDGELRFEFEPDRLDRLSVEGVARSLRYQYGDSRGVYVPKTNDADWTIRVEDVPEERPYVTGAVVRGLDLDEASLDSLIQLQEKLHATIGRKRAKGAIGVHDLTMLKGGEAADDSEGKSVRYTGIDRDGDTFVPLEGDAEMTPGEVLSEHHIGEEYADLVAEYDRVPAIYDSIGLFSFPPVVNGRRTEVSTDSRDLFIEMTGTDQWTIDHMLNVVCYALDARGGTIEDVRVEYENAPEEYRDSLLCPDFSTKTKTVPHDRIERTLGIDLQGEDVIDLLERSGLDGESTETDGSPAYDVTIPPYRVDVLHPVDVIDDIGRAYGFNNLDPRYPAVGTIGGRHERARLEEAVRTALVGLGFQDLLNFHLTSAEELHDRMGIAPGVDALGGGDPVEIRNPYSEDYTVVRTWLLPSIMQVLENNTHRRYPQDLAEVGFVAQRDDGANTGVAEARHVAGALARHDVSYEDAKARLQALVADFDAELETPPTAHPSFIDGRTAAVEIDGDAVGVIGEVHPAVLVEHDLELPVVAFEFDLAALQ
- a CDS encoding phenylalanine--tRNA ligase subunit alpha, with the translated sequence MELPSDQLAVVEAASADDRRTVEQLSEETGLATAAVTRAAFELEAEGLVAVTETTDESVSLTAEGESYLDAGLPEHRLYSAAVEAGADEGGVSMGQVIGAADLDGAAVDIALSNFARKGYGEIDSGEINADSGIDPDDDPEAAALKAIDAGDAVGDDDVLDHLDRRGLIERDERTVRSVELTDAAVTELMAGIEEAQEVDRLTPDLLTSGEWEDVEFADYNVEADAEAIDGGKMHPLRGMAERVKEVLVGMGFEEMNGPHADAEFWINDALFMPQDHPARTHWDQFALDVPPMDDLPDEVRQDVEAAHREGAGPDGEGYHSPWGEEMARQVDLRGHTTSLSARHLAGVAQGDLEPPQRFFSVEKAYRNDEIDATHLLEFFQIEGWVMAEDLSVRDLMGTFTEFYEQFGITDLEFKPTYNPYTEPSFELFGEHPVTGEVVEIGNSGIFRPEMLDPLGVECDVMAWGLALERLMMLVTGAEDIRDVHGTLADLEYLRTEEVRY